One Calonectris borealis chromosome 15, bCalBor7.hap1.2, whole genome shotgun sequence DNA segment encodes these proteins:
- the TNIP1 gene encoding TNFAIP3-interacting protein 1 isoform X4, translating into MAGMEGRGPYRIYDPGGGTEENGSTAFERLVEENTRLKEKMQGIKSIGELLEESQVEASKLRQKAEDLVKDNKMLMASSALEDLVETGAVGPDPSSTRAAPGSAQPDAEARKSPSGSSSEFEIVTVEAQGFPQESGRADLEQPPNEDANLLPQLQQLESTLSGCAKEASKDQVFVRMGYMASELKRLASKVHKNEQRTSFLQTLCETLHSENKELRTKLERDLEQRNQALEKLRCENQELRRMVTLSSQDSGKREAAEQQQQSGAAVEKAPGRGELEAKEKKVKILEHQRRELLEVNKQWDQHFRATKQKYEQKVTDLHQELAEARRALTELESEREQKQRDFDRKLLLAKSRIETEEAEKERLAMEVRDLQQRMRFLQEQLAPVTRQREYQEKEIQRLNKALEEALNVQASPPPIFASTMEPAGKVPQQELLTQNELLKQQVKIFEEDFQRERSDRERMNEEKEELKQQLEKLQKQLVLSNNQPEYPWHPPCAMARSQNAQAAAGVKPVPKDMEQAGPGLP; encoded by the exons ATGGCAGGCATGGAAGGGAGAGGACCCTACCGCATCTACGACCCCGGCGGGGGGACGGAGGAGAATGGGTCCACAGCCTTTGAGCGGCTGGTGGAGGAGAACACCCGGCTGAAGGAGAAGATGCAGGGGATCAAGTCTATCG gagagctgctggaggagtcCCAGGTGGAGGCATCCAAGCTGCGGCAGAAGGCGGAGGACCTCGTGAAGGACAACAAAATGTTGATGGCATCATCTGCCTTGGAGGACCTGGTGGAAACCGGAG CCGTCGGCCCTGATCCCAGCTCCACACGGGCTGCCCCAGGCAGCGCCCAGCCGGACGCGGAAGCACGGAAGTCTCCAAGT GGATCCTCCTCGGAGTTTGAGATCGTCACTGTCGAAGCGCAGGGGTTTCCCCAGGAGAGCGGGAGAGCG gactTGGAGCAGCCACCAAACGAGGATGCCAacctgctgccccagctgcagcagctggagagcacgCTGAGTGGCTGTGCCAAGGAGGCCAGCAAGGATCAGGTCTTTGTGCGCATGGGCTACATGGCATCCGAGCTCAAGCGCCTGGCCTCCAAGGTGCACAAGAACGAGCAGAGAACATCGTTCTTGCAG ACGCTGTGTGAGACGCTGCACAGTGAGAACAAGGAGCTGCGAACCAAGCTGGAGCGGGACCTGGAGCAGAGAAACCAGGCGCTGGAGAAGCTCAG GTGCGAGAACCAGGAGCTCCGGCGGATGGTGACACTGAGCAGCCAAGACAGTGGGAAGAGGgaagctgctgagcagcagcag CAGAGCGGGGCCGCGGTGGAGAAGGCACCGggcagaggagagctggaggCCAAGGAGAAGAAGGTGAAGATCCTGGAGCACCAGCGCAGGGAG ctgctggaggtgaATAAGCAATGGGATCAGCACTTCCGAGCCACGAAGCAGAAGTATGAGCAGAAG GTCACAGACTTGCACCAGGAGCTGGCCGAGGCCCGCAGGGCACTGACCGAGCTGGAGTCGGAGCGGGAGCAAAAGCAACGGGATTTCGACCGCAAACTGCTCCTGGCTAAGTCCCGGATTGAAACAGAGGAG GCGGAGAAGGAGAGGCTGGCCATGGAGGTGAGAGATCTGCAGCAGAGGATGCGGttcctgcaggagcagctggCTCCGGTCACCAGGCAGCGGGAGTACCAGGAGAAGGAGATCCAGAGGTTGAACAAG gCGCTAGAGGAAGCCCTGAACGTCCAGGCCTCCCCACCACCTATCTTTGCCAGCACCATGGAGCCGGCGGGGAAGGtgccacagcaggagctgctgacCCAGAACGAGCTTCTCAAGCAGCAG GTGAAAATTTTCGAGGAGGACTTCCAGAGGGAGCGGAGTGACAGGGAGAGGATGAacgaggagaaggaagagctgaagcagcagctggagaagctgcagaagcagctggtcCTCTCCAACAACCAG CCCGAGTACCCCTGGCACCCTCCCTGTGCCATGGCTCGCAGCCAGAACGCTCAGGCAGCGGCCGGGGTGAAACCGGTCCCCAAGGACATGG AACAGGCAGGTCCCGGATTGCCCTAA
- the TNIP1 gene encoding TNFAIP3-interacting protein 1 isoform X1, with protein sequence MAGMEGRGPYRIYDPGGGTEENGSTAFERLVEENTRLKEKMQGIKSIGELLEESQVEASKLRQKAEDLVKDNKMLMASSALEDLVETGAVGPDPSSTRAAPGSAQPDAEARKSPSGSSSEFEIVTVEAQGFPQESGRADLEQPPNEDANLLPQLQQLESTLSGCAKEASKDQVFVRMGYMASELKRLASKVHKNEQRTSFLQTLCETLHSENKELRTKLERDLEQRNQALEKLRCENQELRRMVTLSSQDSGKREAAEQQQQSGAAVEKAPGRGELEAKEKKVKILEHQRRELLEVNKQWDQHFRATKQKYEQKVTDLHQELAEARRALTELESEREQKQRDFDRKLLLAKSRIETEEAEKERLAMEVRDLQQRMRFLQEQLAPVTRQREYQEKEIQRLNKALEEALNVQASPPPIFASTMEPAGKVPQQELLTQNELLKQQVKIFEEDFQRERSDRERMNEEKEELKQQLEKLQKQLVLSNNQLRASKDDCQREKEKLKKLLKQHKQASGERLHPEPLPGLRSPACPMYAYQYSSPVPHPMYHGFDEWQQIRYPPAMPGEHTPGQNFQHFPPPEYPWHPPCAMARSQNAQAAAGVKPVPKDMEQAGPGLP encoded by the exons ATGGCAGGCATGGAAGGGAGAGGACCCTACCGCATCTACGACCCCGGCGGGGGGACGGAGGAGAATGGGTCCACAGCCTTTGAGCGGCTGGTGGAGGAGAACACCCGGCTGAAGGAGAAGATGCAGGGGATCAAGTCTATCG gagagctgctggaggagtcCCAGGTGGAGGCATCCAAGCTGCGGCAGAAGGCGGAGGACCTCGTGAAGGACAACAAAATGTTGATGGCATCATCTGCCTTGGAGGACCTGGTGGAAACCGGAG CCGTCGGCCCTGATCCCAGCTCCACACGGGCTGCCCCAGGCAGCGCCCAGCCGGACGCGGAAGCACGGAAGTCTCCAAGT GGATCCTCCTCGGAGTTTGAGATCGTCACTGTCGAAGCGCAGGGGTTTCCCCAGGAGAGCGGGAGAGCG gactTGGAGCAGCCACCAAACGAGGATGCCAacctgctgccccagctgcagcagctggagagcacgCTGAGTGGCTGTGCCAAGGAGGCCAGCAAGGATCAGGTCTTTGTGCGCATGGGCTACATGGCATCCGAGCTCAAGCGCCTGGCCTCCAAGGTGCACAAGAACGAGCAGAGAACATCGTTCTTGCAG ACGCTGTGTGAGACGCTGCACAGTGAGAACAAGGAGCTGCGAACCAAGCTGGAGCGGGACCTGGAGCAGAGAAACCAGGCGCTGGAGAAGCTCAG GTGCGAGAACCAGGAGCTCCGGCGGATGGTGACACTGAGCAGCCAAGACAGTGGGAAGAGGgaagctgctgagcagcagcag CAGAGCGGGGCCGCGGTGGAGAAGGCACCGggcagaggagagctggaggCCAAGGAGAAGAAGGTGAAGATCCTGGAGCACCAGCGCAGGGAG ctgctggaggtgaATAAGCAATGGGATCAGCACTTCCGAGCCACGAAGCAGAAGTATGAGCAGAAG GTCACAGACTTGCACCAGGAGCTGGCCGAGGCCCGCAGGGCACTGACCGAGCTGGAGTCGGAGCGGGAGCAAAAGCAACGGGATTTCGACCGCAAACTGCTCCTGGCTAAGTCCCGGATTGAAACAGAGGAG GCGGAGAAGGAGAGGCTGGCCATGGAGGTGAGAGATCTGCAGCAGAGGATGCGGttcctgcaggagcagctggCTCCGGTCACCAGGCAGCGGGAGTACCAGGAGAAGGAGATCCAGAGGTTGAACAAG gCGCTAGAGGAAGCCCTGAACGTCCAGGCCTCCCCACCACCTATCTTTGCCAGCACCATGGAGCCGGCGGGGAAGGtgccacagcaggagctgctgacCCAGAACGAGCTTCTCAAGCAGCAG GTGAAAATTTTCGAGGAGGACTTCCAGAGGGAGCGGAGTGACAGGGAGAGGATGAacgaggagaaggaagagctgaagcagcagctggagaagctgcagaagcagctggtcCTCTCCAACAACCAG CTGCGAGCCTCCAAGGACGACTGCCAGCGGGAGAAGGAGAAGCTGAAGAAGCTGCTGAAACAGCACAAAcag GCTTCCGGAGAGAGGCTGCACCCCGAGCCGCTGCCAGGGCTgcggagccctgcctgccccatgtACGCGTACCAGTACAGTTCCCCCGTGCCTCACCCCATGTACCACGGCTTCGATGAGTGGCAGCAGATCCGATACCCGCCAGCGATGCCAGGCGAGCACACGCCCGGACAAAATTTCCAGCATTTTCCCCCG CCCGAGTACCCCTGGCACCCTCCCTGTGCCATGGCTCGCAGCCAGAACGCTCAGGCAGCGGCCGGGGTGAAACCGGTCCCCAAGGACATGG AACAGGCAGGTCCCGGATTGCCCTAA
- the GPX3 gene encoding glutathione peroxidase 3 — protein sequence MGGWSRSAWILPLFLAGLVQPGQSQEREKVKCYGSVQGTIYDYGALTIDGDEYVPFRKYAGKMVLFVNVATYUGLTLQYLELNALQNELGPYGLVVLGFPSNQFGKQEPGQNSEILPALKYVRPGGGFVPNFQLFQKGDVNGAKEQKVYTFLKNACPPVAEEFGNPKNLFWEPLRNHDIKWNFEKFLVGPDGVPVMRWYHRANIAVVKNDIIAYMRQQQQQGQ from the exons ATGGGGGGCTGGTCCCGCAGCGCCTGGATTTTGCCCCTTTTCTTGGCTGGGCTCGTCCagccggggcagagccaggagagggagaag GTGAAATGCTACGGCTCGGTGCAGGGCACCATCTACGACTATGGGGCCCTGACCATCGACGGGGACGAGTATGTCCCCTTTAGGAAGTACGCGGGGAAGATGGTACTCTTCGTCAACGTGGCCACGTACTGAGGCCTCACCCTGCAGTACCTTG AATTGAATGCACTACAAAATGAGCTGGGGCCCTATGGGCTCGTCGTCCTGGGCTTCCCCTCCAACCAATTTGGGAAGCAGGAACCTGGCCAGAACTCAGAGATCCTCCCTGCGCTGAA GTATGTCCGGCCGGGGGGTGGCTTCGTCCCCAACTTCCAGCTCTTCCAGAAAGGGGATGTGAATGGGGCCAAGGAGCAGAAGGTCTACACCTTCCTGAAG AACGCCTGTCCCCCAGTGGCAGAAGAGTTTGGGAACCCCAAGAACCTCTTCTGGGAGCCCCTGCGGAACCACGACATCAAGTGGAACTTTGAGAAGTTCCTGGTGGGCCCCGATGGCGTGCCTGTCATGCGCTGGTACCACCGCGCCAACATCGCCGTCGTGAAGAACGACATCATCGCCTAcatgaggcagcagcagcagcagggccagtAG
- the TNIP1 gene encoding TNFAIP3-interacting protein 1 isoform X2, producing the protein MAGMEGRGPYRIYDPGGGTEENGSTAFERLVEENTRLKEKMQGIKSIGELLEESQVEASKLRQKAEDLVKDNKMLMASSALEDLVETGAVGPDPSSTRAAPGSAQPDAEARKSPSGSSSEFEIVTVEAQGFPQESGRADLEQPPNEDANLLPQLQQLESTLSGCAKEASKDQVFVRMGYMASELKRLASKVHKNEQRTSFLQTLCETLHSENKELRTKLERDLEQRNQALEKLRCENQELRRMVTLSSQDSGKREAAEQQQSGAAVEKAPGRGELEAKEKKVKILEHQRRELLEVNKQWDQHFRATKQKYEQKVTDLHQELAEARRALTELESEREQKQRDFDRKLLLAKSRIETEEAEKERLAMEVRDLQQRMRFLQEQLAPVTRQREYQEKEIQRLNKALEEALNVQASPPPIFASTMEPAGKVPQQELLTQNELLKQQVKIFEEDFQRERSDRERMNEEKEELKQQLEKLQKQLVLSNNQLRASKDDCQREKEKLKKLLKQHKQASGERLHPEPLPGLRSPACPMYAYQYSSPVPHPMYHGFDEWQQIRYPPAMPGEHTPGQNFQHFPPPEYPWHPPCAMARSQNAQAAAGVKPVPKDMEQAGPGLP; encoded by the exons ATGGCAGGCATGGAAGGGAGAGGACCCTACCGCATCTACGACCCCGGCGGGGGGACGGAGGAGAATGGGTCCACAGCCTTTGAGCGGCTGGTGGAGGAGAACACCCGGCTGAAGGAGAAGATGCAGGGGATCAAGTCTATCG gagagctgctggaggagtcCCAGGTGGAGGCATCCAAGCTGCGGCAGAAGGCGGAGGACCTCGTGAAGGACAACAAAATGTTGATGGCATCATCTGCCTTGGAGGACCTGGTGGAAACCGGAG CCGTCGGCCCTGATCCCAGCTCCACACGGGCTGCCCCAGGCAGCGCCCAGCCGGACGCGGAAGCACGGAAGTCTCCAAGT GGATCCTCCTCGGAGTTTGAGATCGTCACTGTCGAAGCGCAGGGGTTTCCCCAGGAGAGCGGGAGAGCG gactTGGAGCAGCCACCAAACGAGGATGCCAacctgctgccccagctgcagcagctggagagcacgCTGAGTGGCTGTGCCAAGGAGGCCAGCAAGGATCAGGTCTTTGTGCGCATGGGCTACATGGCATCCGAGCTCAAGCGCCTGGCCTCCAAGGTGCACAAGAACGAGCAGAGAACATCGTTCTTGCAG ACGCTGTGTGAGACGCTGCACAGTGAGAACAAGGAGCTGCGAACCAAGCTGGAGCGGGACCTGGAGCAGAGAAACCAGGCGCTGGAGAAGCTCAG GTGCGAGAACCAGGAGCTCCGGCGGATGGTGACACTGAGCAGCCAAGACAGTGGGAAGAGGgaagctgctgagcagcagcag AGCGGGGCCGCGGTGGAGAAGGCACCGggcagaggagagctggaggCCAAGGAGAAGAAGGTGAAGATCCTGGAGCACCAGCGCAGGGAG ctgctggaggtgaATAAGCAATGGGATCAGCACTTCCGAGCCACGAAGCAGAAGTATGAGCAGAAG GTCACAGACTTGCACCAGGAGCTGGCCGAGGCCCGCAGGGCACTGACCGAGCTGGAGTCGGAGCGGGAGCAAAAGCAACGGGATTTCGACCGCAAACTGCTCCTGGCTAAGTCCCGGATTGAAACAGAGGAG GCGGAGAAGGAGAGGCTGGCCATGGAGGTGAGAGATCTGCAGCAGAGGATGCGGttcctgcaggagcagctggCTCCGGTCACCAGGCAGCGGGAGTACCAGGAGAAGGAGATCCAGAGGTTGAACAAG gCGCTAGAGGAAGCCCTGAACGTCCAGGCCTCCCCACCACCTATCTTTGCCAGCACCATGGAGCCGGCGGGGAAGGtgccacagcaggagctgctgacCCAGAACGAGCTTCTCAAGCAGCAG GTGAAAATTTTCGAGGAGGACTTCCAGAGGGAGCGGAGTGACAGGGAGAGGATGAacgaggagaaggaagagctgaagcagcagctggagaagctgcagaagcagctggtcCTCTCCAACAACCAG CTGCGAGCCTCCAAGGACGACTGCCAGCGGGAGAAGGAGAAGCTGAAGAAGCTGCTGAAACAGCACAAAcag GCTTCCGGAGAGAGGCTGCACCCCGAGCCGCTGCCAGGGCTgcggagccctgcctgccccatgtACGCGTACCAGTACAGTTCCCCCGTGCCTCACCCCATGTACCACGGCTTCGATGAGTGGCAGCAGATCCGATACCCGCCAGCGATGCCAGGCGAGCACACGCCCGGACAAAATTTCCAGCATTTTCCCCCG CCCGAGTACCCCTGGCACCCTCCCTGTGCCATGGCTCGCAGCCAGAACGCTCAGGCAGCGGCCGGGGTGAAACCGGTCCCCAAGGACATGG AACAGGCAGGTCCCGGATTGCCCTAA
- the TNIP1 gene encoding TNFAIP3-interacting protein 1 isoform X3, which translates to MAGMEGRGPYRIYDPGGGTEENGSTAFERLVEENTRLKEKMQGIKSIGELLEESQVEASKLRQKAEDLVKDNKMLMASSALEDLVETGAVGPDPSSTRAAPGSAQPDAEARKSPSGSSSEFEIVTVEAQGFPQESGRADLEQPPNEDANLLPQLQQLESTLSGCAKEASKDQVFVRMGYMASELKRLASKVHKNEQRTSFLQTLCETLHSENKELRTKLERDLEQRNQALEKLRCENQELRRMVTLSSQDSGKREAAEQQQLLEVNKQWDQHFRATKQKYEQKVTDLHQELAEARRALTELESEREQKQRDFDRKLLLAKSRIETEEAEKERLAMEVRDLQQRMRFLQEQLAPVTRQREYQEKEIQRLNKALEEALNVQASPPPIFASTMEPAGKVPQQELLTQNELLKQQVKIFEEDFQRERSDRERMNEEKEELKQQLEKLQKQLVLSNNQLRASKDDCQREKEKLKKLLKQHKQASGERLHPEPLPGLRSPACPMYAYQYSSPVPHPMYHGFDEWQQIRYPPAMPGEHTPGQNFQHFPPPEYPWHPPCAMARSQNAQAAAGVKPVPKDMEQAGPGLP; encoded by the exons ATGGCAGGCATGGAAGGGAGAGGACCCTACCGCATCTACGACCCCGGCGGGGGGACGGAGGAGAATGGGTCCACAGCCTTTGAGCGGCTGGTGGAGGAGAACACCCGGCTGAAGGAGAAGATGCAGGGGATCAAGTCTATCG gagagctgctggaggagtcCCAGGTGGAGGCATCCAAGCTGCGGCAGAAGGCGGAGGACCTCGTGAAGGACAACAAAATGTTGATGGCATCATCTGCCTTGGAGGACCTGGTGGAAACCGGAG CCGTCGGCCCTGATCCCAGCTCCACACGGGCTGCCCCAGGCAGCGCCCAGCCGGACGCGGAAGCACGGAAGTCTCCAAGT GGATCCTCCTCGGAGTTTGAGATCGTCACTGTCGAAGCGCAGGGGTTTCCCCAGGAGAGCGGGAGAGCG gactTGGAGCAGCCACCAAACGAGGATGCCAacctgctgccccagctgcagcagctggagagcacgCTGAGTGGCTGTGCCAAGGAGGCCAGCAAGGATCAGGTCTTTGTGCGCATGGGCTACATGGCATCCGAGCTCAAGCGCCTGGCCTCCAAGGTGCACAAGAACGAGCAGAGAACATCGTTCTTGCAG ACGCTGTGTGAGACGCTGCACAGTGAGAACAAGGAGCTGCGAACCAAGCTGGAGCGGGACCTGGAGCAGAGAAACCAGGCGCTGGAGAAGCTCAG GTGCGAGAACCAGGAGCTCCGGCGGATGGTGACACTGAGCAGCCAAGACAGTGGGAAGAGGgaagctgctgagcagcagcag ctgctggaggtgaATAAGCAATGGGATCAGCACTTCCGAGCCACGAAGCAGAAGTATGAGCAGAAG GTCACAGACTTGCACCAGGAGCTGGCCGAGGCCCGCAGGGCACTGACCGAGCTGGAGTCGGAGCGGGAGCAAAAGCAACGGGATTTCGACCGCAAACTGCTCCTGGCTAAGTCCCGGATTGAAACAGAGGAG GCGGAGAAGGAGAGGCTGGCCATGGAGGTGAGAGATCTGCAGCAGAGGATGCGGttcctgcaggagcagctggCTCCGGTCACCAGGCAGCGGGAGTACCAGGAGAAGGAGATCCAGAGGTTGAACAAG gCGCTAGAGGAAGCCCTGAACGTCCAGGCCTCCCCACCACCTATCTTTGCCAGCACCATGGAGCCGGCGGGGAAGGtgccacagcaggagctgctgacCCAGAACGAGCTTCTCAAGCAGCAG GTGAAAATTTTCGAGGAGGACTTCCAGAGGGAGCGGAGTGACAGGGAGAGGATGAacgaggagaaggaagagctgaagcagcagctggagaagctgcagaagcagctggtcCTCTCCAACAACCAG CTGCGAGCCTCCAAGGACGACTGCCAGCGGGAGAAGGAGAAGCTGAAGAAGCTGCTGAAACAGCACAAAcag GCTTCCGGAGAGAGGCTGCACCCCGAGCCGCTGCCAGGGCTgcggagccctgcctgccccatgtACGCGTACCAGTACAGTTCCCCCGTGCCTCACCCCATGTACCACGGCTTCGATGAGTGGCAGCAGATCCGATACCCGCCAGCGATGCCAGGCGAGCACACGCCCGGACAAAATTTCCAGCATTTTCCCCCG CCCGAGTACCCCTGGCACCCTCCCTGTGCCATGGCTCGCAGCCAGAACGCTCAGGCAGCGGCCGGGGTGAAACCGGTCCCCAAGGACATGG AACAGGCAGGTCCCGGATTGCCCTAA
- the SMIM3 gene encoding small integral membrane protein 3, with protein MDLPDPAGPAALPKHILDIWVIVLIILATILVMTALVLCPATAVIIYRVRTHPMRNGIV; from the coding sequence ATGGACCTCCCTGACCCCGCAGGTCCTGCCGCCCTCCCCAAGCACATCCTGGACATCTGGGTCATCGTCTTGATCATCCTGGCCACCATCCTCGTCATGACGGCCCTGGTGCTCTGCCCGGCCACTGCTGTCATCATCTATCGGGTACGGACTCACCCCATGCGCAATGGCATTGTGTGA